The Herpetosiphonaceae bacterium nucleotide sequence CGACATAGGCATCGGTGCCGGAGGCTATCGCCCGCTGCGTGAACGCGGTCTGCGGATCTTCAAAGCGCGAGTGCTCGTCGCGCAGCTCGTCGATCATCTCCGATAGGGTAGCATAAAATTCGGCGGGCGCTGCGGCCTCAAGCGCGCGCGACTCATACCTCGCCTTGATCTCGACCCAGTTGACGCCGCCAAAGTCGGCGTACAGATAATGATCGGCGACCGTCTGCCAGACCTCATCGAACAGCTCGGAGCGGCGAGTCCGATCCAGCGCGGGCAGCGTCGGCGTGGGCACCGGCGTCAACTGCGACGGATCGATCGTCGGTGTGGCCGTGGGCGTTGGCACGTCCGGCGTTGGGCTGACGGCAACCGAAGTCGGCGTCTCGGCTGGCAGGGGCGTGTCGGTCGGCGTGGACGTGGGAGCGGCGAGCGGCGACGGCGCGAGCGTGGCGGTGGCGGTCGGCTGCGGCAGCGAGACGACAACCTGCGGTGGTGGCGTGCAGCCTGCTAAGACAACCAGCAGCAGCGCCAGCCAGCGCAACCGAGGATAGCCTCGGCGCGTAGAAGAAGGCAAATCAGATTGGCCGATCGATAGCTGTTCGGACATCGTACGCAAGGACTTTCTGCATGGATGCACTGTTGAACGTTTTTAGCGCGTTCGGTTTATCGAGCGCCGCCGGACTAAACGCCTACATCCCCCTGCTGGCCGTGGGCCTGATGGGCCGCTTCGAGTACCTGACACTGCAAGAGCCGTACTCGATCTTAACTTCAACACCCGCACTGGTTATTGTAGCGCTTCTGGCGCTGATCGATTTTGTGGCCGACAAGGTGCCTGCCATCGACCACGCCGCGCATGTCGTCGGCGCGTTCGTCCACCCGATCGCCGGAGCGATTGTCTTCGCCGGTCAGCAAAACCTGATCACCGATATTCACCCGGCGATTGCGCTGGGCGCGGGCTTTGTGATGGCTGGCGGCCTTCATGCCACGCGCGCCGCGATCCGCCCGGTGGCGACGGCGACGACCGCAGGCATGGGCAATCCGGTCGTCTCGTTCGCCGAAGACGTGCTCTCGCTGGTGATGAGCCTGCTGGCGATCTTCATTCCGATCCTGGCCTTCGTCCTCTTTGTGCTGCTGCTCTTCCTCGTCGTCCGCTCCTGGCGCACCATCCGCCGCCGCGTTGGCGCGATCCGGCGCTGAAGAGCAAAGAACACCGAGAACCCAATCCCCGCTCCTATCTTAATGGGAGAGGGGTGCTGAGCGCAGCGAAGCGGGGTGAGGGCCTGAACGCGAAACTCAGAAGGTTGAAGCTGAGATGAAAAAGGCACGGTTGCAACCCGTGCCTTTCGCTCTGCCTCGACGATTCTCAGACCTACGCTTCCAGCAGCGCAAAGACCAGCCGCGCGCACTTTTCGAGATCGGCGATGGCGATATGCTCGTTGGTCGAATGAATCTCCTTGTAGCCGACGCTCAGATTGACCGCCTCGATCCCGTGCATGTTGAAGATATTGACATCCGAGCCGCCGCCCGTCTCAATCAGGTAGGGCTTCAGGCCGCTGCGCTCGGCGGCAGCCCGGCACAACTGCACGATCGGCGCTTCGGGCGAGATCTTCTGCGCGCCATAGGCCCGGAACTCCTGAAAATCCACCTTCGCACCGTGCCGCTGCGCCGCCGCCTCGAACGCCTGGCGCATCGCCGCCGTCTGCCGATCCAGCTTAGCCTCGTCGCGGCTGCGCGCCTCGCCGACGATCTTTACCTGCTCCGGCACGATGTTGCGCGCCGCGCCGCCGCTGATCGTCCCGATGTTGGCGGTCGTCTCGGCGTCGATCCGGCCCAGCGGCATGCGGCTGATCGCCTCGGCAGCCACGACGATCGCGCTCACACCTGTCTCAGGCGCGACGCCAGCGTGTGCAGCTTTGCCGGTGATCGTCACCGTGAGCTGGGAGTGCGCCGGAGCGGCGACACAGATACCGCCGACCTCGCCGTTCAGATCGAGCGCCACGCCCTGCCGAGCCGTCAGCTTGCCGAAGTCGAGCGAGCGCGCGCCGTTCAAGCCTACCTCTTCCTCGACCGAGAAGACGATCTCGGCGGCTCGATGCGGCTCATTGCTCTCCATGCGCGCCGAAACCCCTTCGAGGATCGCCGTGACACCGGCCAGATCGTCCGCGCCCAGCACGGTATCGCCGCTGCTGCGCACGGTATCGCCGTCCACAACCGGACACTTCCCGACCGCCGGAGCGACGCTGTCCATGTGCGCGCTCAGCAGCAGCGGCTGGCCCTGGCCGGGCACCCGCGCGATCACGTTGCCTTTCGCGTCTTGCTCAGGCTGCAAGCCGCGCTCGCGCAGCATACCGACGATCGTCTGGGCCATCGCCTGTTCTTGACCGGAGGGGTTATCCACTCGAACCAGCGTCAAAAAGGTATCGAGCAATCGGTCGGAGTTGATCATGAATACGAACCTTTCATACGCCTAGCAAGCAGTTCGATTGCTTGTTAGCCCAGAATTTCAAACGCCGCCTTGAGGATCTCACCGACGGCAGCAGCGCCGACGCCAGCGCCGTCACGACCGTTTTCGATCTGGACATAGACGACATAGCGCGGCTCGTCGACCGGCGCGACCGCCAGAAACGCGGCGTGAATGATGTTGTTGCCGGCCTCGCCGGAGCCGGACTTGCCGCCGCTGCCGTTGACATTCGCCGCCTTGCCGAAGCCGATCGTCACGCCCTCGCGCATCATCTGCCGCATCTGGCGCGCCACCTCGGTCGAGATCACCCGCCGCGAGTTCAGCAGATTGGTCGGCGGGCGATGCTGGTAGATGACCTCGCGCGAGTCCTCCGGATCGGTGACATTTTCGACGATGTAGGGCTGCGGCATCACGCCGTCGTTGGCGATCGTCGCGCCCATCAGCGCCATCTGCATCGGCGTCAGCAGCAGCTCGCCCTGGCCGTATGCGCTGGCCGCTAATCCGCCGAGCCTGCTCAGGAAATCGGGATCTTGCGGCGATGTCAGCAGACTTGGCTCGGTCGGCAGATCGGTGAAATCGCTGCTCTGGTCGGGCGCGTTCTGCGGCATGTAGAAGTGGAAGCGCTCCGCCAGCTCGATAAACTTCTCGGTGCCGAGACGCACGCCAAGCTGGGCAAAGGCCGTGTTGCACGAGAAGGCATACACGCCCGACAGATCGACCTGGCGCTTGGTGCCCTGGCGAATGATCGACTCCAGCGATGGCTGCTCAGGGCGATTCGGCGGCCCCACGGCGTTGACCACCGGCGGCTCGTACTCGACGGGCCGATACTCGTTGGGACAGTCGATCGGCTTGGGATTGCGCAGGATCTCAGGATTTTCGAGCGCGCCGATCGCCGTCAGCGTCTTGAAGGTCGAGCCGGGCACGTACTGGCCGCGCAGCGGACGATTGATCAGCGGGCGATTTTCGTTGGCGTTGATCTCGGTCCAGGCCGCCTCGATGCGCTGGTTCTCCTCCTCGTCGGTGCCCGCCGGGTTGAGCGTCAGGCTTTGCGGATCGAAGCCGGGCGTGCTCGCCAGCGCCAGCACCGCGCCGCTGCGCGGGTCCATCACCACCGCAGAGCTAGGCTTGCCCTGGCCGACCTGATTCAGAATATTCCAGACGCGAGACTGGAGCTGCGCGTCGATCGTCAGCCGCAGATTGTTGCCGACCTGCGCGCGGTTGTAGAGATCGTTCTCCAGGGAGCGCAGCGCCTGGCCGCGCTCGCCGCTCAGGTAGCCATCCCACTGCTTCTCGATGCCGAACTGACCATAGCGCGATGAGGAAAAGCCCAGGATGTTGGAGAAGGCGCGAATATCGGCCTGCTGCGCGATCGGATAGGTCCGATGGGCCAGGCCGTTGGGCGCGCGCTCGCTGCCGGCCAGCACGGTATTGTTGCGATCGACGATCATGCCGCGCTGCACGCGCAGCGAGCGGATCACCGGACGGCTATTGCCGAAGACCGTGCCATCGTCTAGCGTCTCGGAGCGATTGTAGATGCTCTGGGCGTAGATAAACTCCGTGCGCAGCAGTTGCAGCGTCAGCACCACAAACAAGATCGAGAAGACCAGCGACAGGTTGAGCAGGCCGGGCCGCACGCTGACGCGCGAGCTGATCGATTGCAGCGCCGGGAGCGAGGCCCAGGCGGCAAGGCCCAGCAGGAACGCACCGCCCCACAGCAGCGCAATCCAGCGCCGGTCGTCGACGAGCGGCACCAGATACGGCTGATACGACTGGGGCAGCAGCCCATAGATCAGCAGGCCGAGGCCGCCAAAAAGACCGATGATTCGTAAAAGAGCGCGCATAATGTGTCGTTTTCGAGCGGCAGTATGCGGGATACTGCCCGCTCGCG carries:
- a CDS encoding M20/M25/M40 family metallo-hydrolase, producing the protein MINSDRLLDTFLTLVRVDNPSGQEQAMAQTIVGMLRERGLQPEQDAKGNVIARVPGQGQPLLLSAHMDSVAPAVGKCPVVDGDTVRSSGDTVLGADDLAGVTAILEGVSARMESNEPHRAAEIVFSVEEEVGLNGARSLDFGKLTARQGVALDLNGEVGGICVAAPAHSQLTVTITGKAAHAGVAPETGVSAIVVAAEAISRMPLGRIDAETTANIGTISGGAARNIVPEQVKIVGEARSRDEAKLDRQTAAMRQAFEAAAQRHGAKVDFQEFRAYGAQKISPEAPIVQLCRAAAERSGLKPYLIETGGGSDVNIFNMHGIEAVNLSVGYKEIHSTNEHIAIADLEKCARLVFALLEA
- a CDS encoding penicillin-binding transpeptidase domain-containing protein; its protein translation is MRALLRIIGLFGGLGLLIYGLLPQSYQPYLVPLVDDRRWIALLWGGAFLLGLAAWASLPALQSISSRVSVRPGLLNLSLVFSILFVVLTLQLLRTEFIYAQSIYNRSETLDDGTVFGNSRPVIRSLRVQRGMIVDRNNTVLAGSERAPNGLAHRTYPIAQQADIRAFSNILGFSSSRYGQFGIEKQWDGYLSGERGQALRSLENDLYNRAQVGNNLRLTIDAQLQSRVWNILNQVGQGKPSSAVVMDPRSGAVLALASTPGFDPQSLTLNPAGTDEEENQRIEAAWTEINANENRPLINRPLRGQYVPGSTFKTLTAIGALENPEILRNPKPIDCPNEYRPVEYEPPVVNAVGPPNRPEQPSLESIIRQGTKRQVDLSGVYAFSCNTAFAQLGVRLGTEKFIELAERFHFYMPQNAPDQSSDFTDLPTEPSLLTSPQDPDFLSRLGGLAASAYGQGELLLTPMQMALMGATIANDGVMPQPYIVENVTDPEDSREVIYQHRPPTNLLNSRRVISTEVARQMRQMMREGVTIGFGKAANVNGSGGKSGSGEAGNNIIHAAFLAVAPVDEPRYVVYVQIENGRDGAGVGAAAVGEILKAAFEILG
- a CDS encoding DUF4126 domain-containing protein; the encoded protein is MDALLNVFSAFGLSSAAGLNAYIPLLAVGLMGRFEYLTLQEPYSILTSTPALVIVALLALIDFVADKVPAIDHAAHVVGAFVHPIAGAIVFAGQQNLITDIHPAIALGAGFVMAGGLHATRAAIRPVATATTAGMGNPVVSFAEDVLSLVMSLLAIFIPILAFVLFVLLLFLVVRSWRTIRRRVGAIRR